The Streptomyces sp. Mut1 genome window below encodes:
- a CDS encoding DNA polymerase III subunit alpha, whose product MVESEGVASAYGSAQEVQVPGFTHLHTVSGFSLRYGASHPERLAERAAERGMGALALTDRDTLAGAVRFARACEREGVRPLFGVDLAVGPAAGDGRTRRDRPRTPARGGAFVDESAPRVTFLARDGAQGWAELCRLVTAAHAAVPEGGRPLVERLALPAEGLTVLLGPASDVGRALSAGRPDLAAALLAPWRELYGDDLRLEAVDHGRTGTGPGSLRLAARTVGLAAEQGVRAVLTNAVRYADEGQGPVADVLDSARGLVPVDPRRAPLDSGERWLKGARAMAENAERITMAAGLGPDAGARLLAETRHTAEACVVEPGGDIGLGSVRFPEPRLVGADRRTAQRVLASRAAAGMVLHGYDRRPEYWDRMHRELDIIAHHGFASYFLTVARVVDDVREMKVRVAARGSGAGSLVNHLLGIAHADPVEHGLLMERFLSKRRFVLPDIDIDVESARRLDVYRAIIGRFGAERVATVAMPETYRVRHAIRDVGAALSMNPAETDRLAKAFPHIRARDARAAMEELPELREVARTKEKYGRLWELVEALDALPRGIAMHPCGVLLSDASLLRRTPVMPTSGEGLPMSQFDKEDVEHLGLLKLDVLGVRMQSAMAHAVTEVKRASGREIDLDGVEPGDPETYRLIRTAETLGCFQIESPGQRDLVGRLQPEDFHDLVVDISLFRPGPVSADMVRPFIEARHGRAPVRYPHPDLEGPLRETYGVVVFHEQIIEIVDIMTGCGRDEADRVRRGLSDPESQGRIRIWFAQHAAAREYGAEVIARAWEIIEAFGSYGFCKAHAVAFAVPTYQSAWLKAHHPAAFYAGLLTHDPGMYPKRLLLADARRRGVPVLPLDVNRSAATHQIELVSDEGEMGERWGLRLALSDVHGISAAEVDRIEAGQPYSSLLDFWQRARPGRPAAERLAQVGALDAFGANRRDLLLHLSELHRAQRGAGSGGGGAQLPLGGGHRTASVGLPDLNEAERLSAELGVLSMDVSRHLMSDHHAFLKELGAVSAKQLREARHGETVLVAGAKAATQTPPIRSGRRVVFTTLDDGTGLVDLAFFDDSHAACAHTVFHSWLLLVRGVVQRRGARSLSVVGAAAWNLAELAELRRTGGLDAVAARLARVPEPEPEPGSEPGSGSGEAPAPAGDDGRRIRMPTGYEMNPWADLRPPGEGLPTGRKLWHQSPGSAG is encoded by the coding sequence ATGGTGGAGAGCGAGGGGGTGGCCAGCGCGTACGGATCGGCTCAGGAGGTGCAGGTGCCAGGGTTCACGCATCTGCATACCGTCTCCGGGTTCTCCCTGCGGTACGGGGCCTCGCACCCGGAGCGGCTCGCGGAGCGCGCCGCCGAACGGGGGATGGGCGCCCTCGCGCTCACCGACCGCGACACCCTGGCGGGCGCGGTCCGGTTCGCCCGTGCCTGCGAGCGGGAAGGGGTCCGCCCGCTGTTCGGGGTGGACCTCGCGGTGGGCCCCGCGGCAGGGGACGGGCGTACGCGGCGGGACCGGCCCCGGACCCCGGCCCGCGGGGGTGCCTTTGTCGATGAATCCGCACCCCGGGTCACCTTCCTCGCCCGCGACGGCGCACAGGGCTGGGCCGAGCTGTGCCGTCTGGTCACCGCCGCCCACGCCGCCGTCCCCGAAGGCGGCCGGCCCCTGGTCGAACGGCTCGCGCTGCCCGCCGAAGGGCTCACCGTGCTGCTCGGCCCCGCGTCCGACGTGGGCAGGGCGCTCTCGGCGGGCCGCCCCGACCTGGCCGCCGCCCTCCTCGCCCCCTGGCGGGAGCTGTACGGCGACGACCTGCGGCTCGAAGCCGTCGACCACGGCAGGACCGGCACCGGCCCCGGTTCGCTGCGGCTCGCCGCCCGTACCGTCGGCCTCGCCGCCGAGCAGGGCGTACGGGCCGTGCTGACCAACGCCGTCCGGTACGCCGACGAGGGCCAGGGCCCGGTCGCCGACGTGCTCGACTCCGCCCGCGGGCTCGTCCCCGTGGACCCGCGCCGCGCCCCGCTCGACAGCGGTGAGCGCTGGCTCAAGGGCGCCCGCGCGATGGCGGAGAACGCCGAGCGGATCACCATGGCCGCCGGACTCGGCCCGGACGCCGGGGCGCGGCTGCTCGCGGAGACCCGGCACACCGCCGAGGCCTGCGTGGTCGAGCCCGGGGGCGACATCGGCCTCGGCTCCGTCCGCTTCCCCGAACCCCGCCTCGTCGGCGCGGACCGGCGCACCGCCCAGCGGGTGCTGGCCTCCCGCGCCGCCGCCGGCATGGTCCTGCACGGCTACGACCGCAGGCCGGAGTACTGGGACCGGATGCACCGCGAGCTGGACATCATCGCCCACCACGGCTTCGCCTCGTACTTCCTCACCGTCGCCCGGGTCGTGGACGACGTACGGGAGATGAAGGTGCGGGTGGCCGCCCGCGGCTCCGGCGCCGGTTCGCTGGTCAACCACCTCTTGGGCATCGCCCACGCCGACCCGGTCGAGCACGGGCTGCTGATGGAGCGCTTCCTGTCCAAGCGCCGCTTCGTGCTGCCCGACATCGACATCGACGTCGAGTCGGCCCGCCGCCTCGACGTCTACCGCGCGATCATCGGCCGCTTCGGCGCCGAACGGGTCGCCACCGTCGCCATGCCCGAGACCTACCGGGTGCGCCACGCCATCCGCGACGTCGGCGCCGCGCTCTCCATGAACCCGGCCGAGACCGACCGGCTCGCCAAGGCGTTCCCGCACATCCGGGCCCGCGACGCCCGCGCGGCCATGGAGGAACTGCCCGAACTGCGCGAGGTGGCCAGGACCAAGGAGAAGTACGGGCGGCTGTGGGAGCTGGTGGAGGCGCTGGACGCCCTGCCGCGCGGCATCGCCATGCACCCGTGCGGGGTCCTCCTCTCGGACGCCTCGCTGCTGCGGCGTACCCCCGTCATGCCCACCAGCGGCGAGGGCCTCCCGATGTCCCAGTTCGACAAGGAGGACGTGGAGCACCTCGGGCTGCTCAAGCTCGACGTGCTGGGCGTACGGATGCAGTCGGCGATGGCGCACGCGGTCACGGAGGTGAAGCGGGCCTCGGGCCGGGAGATCGACCTGGACGGTGTGGAGCCGGGCGACCCGGAGACGTACCGGCTGATCAGGACGGCCGAGACGCTGGGCTGCTTCCAGATCGAGTCGCCCGGCCAGCGCGACCTGGTCGGCAGGCTCCAGCCGGAGGACTTCCACGATCTGGTGGTCGACATATCGCTGTTCCGGCCGGGCCCCGTCTCCGCCGACATGGTCCGCCCGTTCATCGAGGCCCGGCACGGCCGGGCGCCGGTCCGCTATCCGCACCCCGACCTGGAGGGGCCGCTGCGCGAGACGTACGGCGTGGTGGTCTTCCACGAGCAGATCATTGAGATCGTCGACATCATGACCGGCTGCGGCCGGGACGAGGCCGACCGGGTCAGGCGCGGGCTCTCCGACCCCGAGTCGCAGGGCCGGATCAGGATCTGGTTCGCCCAGCACGCGGCGGCGCGCGAGTACGGCGCGGAGGTGATCGCCCGTGCCTGGGAGATCATCGAGGCGTTCGGCAGCTACGGCTTCTGCAAGGCGCACGCGGTGGCCTTCGCGGTGCCCACGTACCAGTCGGCCTGGCTGAAGGCGCACCACCCGGCGGCCTTCTACGCCGGTCTGCTCACCCATGACCCGGGGATGTACCCCAAGCGGCTGCTGCTCGCCGACGCGCGGCGGCGCGGGGTGCCGGTGCTGCCGCTGGACGTCAACCGGTCGGCGGCCACCCACCAAATCGAACTGGTGTCCGATGAGGGGGAGATGGGGGAGCGCTGGGGGCTGCGGCTGGCGCTCTCGGACGTCCACGGGATCAGCGCGGCCGAGGTCGACCGGATCGAGGCCGGACAGCCCTACAGCTCGCTGCTGGACTTCTGGCAGCGGGCCCGTCCCGGCAGGCCGGCCGCCGAACGGCTGGCCCAGGTCGGCGCGTTGGACGCGTTCGGGGCCAACCGGCGCGACCTGCTGCTGCACCTGTCCGAACTGCACCGCGCCCAGCGGGGCGCGGGTTCCGGCGGCGGCGGCGCTCAGCTCCCGCTCGGCGGCGGCCACCGCACCGCGTCCGTCGGCCTGCCCGACCTCAACGAGGCGGAACGGCTCAGCGCCGAGCTGGGCGTGCTGAGCATGGATGTCTCGCGCCACCTGATGAGCGATCACCACGCCTTCCTCAAGGAGCTCGGCGCGGTCTCGGCCAAGCAGCTGCGCGAGGCGCGGCACGGGGAGACCGTGCTGGTCGCGGGCGCCAAGGCGGCGACCCAGACCCCGCCGATCCGCTCCGGCCGCCGGGTCGTCTTCACCACCCTGGACGACGGTACGGGCCTGGTCGACCTCGCCTTCTTCGACGACAGCCACGCCGCCTGCGCGCACACCGTCTTCCACTCCTGGCTGCTGCTGGTGCGCGGGGTGGTGCAGCGGCGCGGGGCGCGGAGCCTGAGCGTGGTCGGCGCGGCCGCCTGGAACCTGGCGGAGCTGGCCGAGCTGCGGCGTACCGGCGGGCTCGACGCGGTCGCGGCCCGGCTGGCGCGGGTGCCGGAGCCGGAGCCGGAGCCTGGGTCCGAGCCCGGGTCCGGGTCCGGGGAGGCCCCGGCGCCGGCCGGTGACGACGGACGCCGCATCCGGATGCCCACCGGCTACGAGATGAACCCGTGGGCCGACCTCCGGCCGCCCGGCGAAGGGCTGCCCACCGGAAGGAAACTCTGGCACCAGAGCCCGGGGAGTGCGGGATGA
- a CDS encoding DUF3533 domain-containing protein, with protein MTFADEVRRAVTPRAALLVIGVLALQLLFIASYIGALHSPKAKDVPFGVVAPQQMSARLVTELNGLPGGPLDPRALADAATARRQILDREIDGALIVDPRSTKDTVLVASGGGTVLANSLTKIIKEAELSQGRTAGAVDVAPASRRDFDGLSSFYLAVGWCVGGYLCASILAISAGSRPANRQRALIRTGVMALYSIAGGIGGAVIIGPILNALPGSFWGMSGLGALTVFAVGMITLALEALTGIVGIGLAVLIVVIAGNPSAGGAFPLPMLPDFWRAIGPALPPGASTWTARSIAYFRGNAVTGPLLVLSAWAVVGTIGTMLLALRKKPETADTPGTGAGPAVTGPGTGTGGTGSSPA; from the coding sequence ATGACTTTCGCTGACGAGGTGAGAAGAGCCGTCACTCCCCGGGCCGCACTGCTGGTCATCGGGGTGCTGGCGCTCCAGCTGCTGTTCATCGCGTCCTACATCGGGGCGCTCCACAGCCCGAAGGCGAAGGACGTCCCCTTCGGCGTCGTCGCCCCCCAGCAGATGTCCGCCCGCCTCGTCACCGAACTGAACGGCCTCCCCGGCGGCCCGCTCGACCCCCGCGCACTCGCCGACGCCGCCACCGCCCGCCGGCAGATCCTCGACCGCGAGATCGACGGCGCCCTGATCGTCGACCCCAGGAGCACCAAGGACACCGTGCTGGTCGCCTCCGGTGGGGGCACCGTCCTGGCCAACTCCCTGACGAAGATCATCAAGGAGGCCGAGCTCAGCCAGGGGCGCACCGCGGGCGCCGTGGACGTGGCCCCGGCCTCACGCCGGGACTTCGACGGGCTGTCCTCGTTCTACCTGGCCGTGGGCTGGTGCGTCGGCGGCTACCTCTGCGCCTCGATCCTCGCGATCAGCGCGGGCAGCCGCCCCGCCAACCGTCAGCGCGCACTCATCCGGACCGGGGTCATGGCCCTGTACTCGATCGCGGGCGGCATCGGCGGCGCCGTCATCATCGGCCCGATCCTCAACGCCCTGCCCGGAAGCTTCTGGGGGATGTCGGGCCTGGGCGCGCTGACCGTCTTCGCGGTCGGCATGATCACGCTCGCTCTGGAGGCGCTCACCGGCATCGTCGGCATCGGCCTGGCCGTGCTGATCGTGGTCATCGCGGGCAACCCGAGCGCGGGCGGCGCCTTCCCGCTGCCCATGCTCCCGGACTTCTGGCGCGCGATCGGCCCCGCCCTGCCCCCGGGCGCCTCGACCTGGACGGCGCGCTCGATCGCGTACTTCAGGGGCAACGCCGTGACCGGCCCGCTGCTGGTGCTGTCCGCCTGGGCGGTGGTGGGCACGATCGGCACCATGCTCCTGGCCCTGCGGAAGAAGCCGGAGACGGCGGACACCCCGGGGACGGGGGCCGGTCCGGCGGTGACGGGGCCGGGGACGGGGACGGGCGGCACCGGGTCGAGCCCGGCGTAG
- a CDS encoding phospholipase, which produces MRRRVAILLATVGLSLPLALLPATSASAAPADKPQVLSSWTQTSAASYNAWNSARNNQGAWSAYGFDWSTDYCSSSPDNPFGFPFQTACARHDFGYRNYKAAGTFSANKARLDNALYSDLKRVCAAYSGAKLTSCNATAWTYYHAVDIFGVAPASAGAGRAVAAR; this is translated from the coding sequence ATGCGTCGCCGCGTCGCCATCCTGCTCGCCACCGTCGGCCTGTCGCTCCCGCTCGCCCTGCTGCCCGCCACGTCCGCATCGGCGGCGCCCGCGGACAAGCCCCAGGTCCTCAGTTCCTGGACGCAGACGAGCGCCGCCAGCTACAACGCGTGGAACTCCGCCCGCAACAACCAGGGCGCGTGGTCCGCGTACGGCTTCGACTGGTCGACGGACTACTGCAGCAGCTCGCCCGACAACCCGTTCGGCTTCCCCTTCCAGACGGCCTGCGCCCGCCACGACTTCGGCTACCGCAACTACAAGGCCGCCGGCACGTTCTCCGCCAACAAGGCACGCCTCGACAACGCCCTCTACTCGGACCTCAAGCGCGTGTGCGCCGCCTACTCCGGCGCCAAGCTGACCTCGTGCAACGCCACGGCCTGGACGTACTACCACGCGGTGGACATCTTCGGCGTCGCACCGGCCTCGGCGGGCGCCGGCAGAGCGGTCGCGGCCCGCTGA
- a CDS encoding tetratricopeptide repeat protein: MGRTVRRWVRIGLGVIADSRDIRRELKWHPHRLMTDRDRLLREEEGEARTLRHTALRRRRSGQPAAAVETYGQLVAARTRAWGADHPLVLDTRLALAGTRAEAGDGAGAARAYEQVLPDLARALGEEHPRVPWARRNSAYWRVRPGWTPPLPVRDELEGPVREAVVLRKEPDGFGALLRLARLRWNQGDEAGAVDAYEQLLAERVRVRGAGHHVVLLTRLTLAGTRARAGDGAGAAQAYERLFDDMVRVLGPRHRGTRWTRRQRDLWRGGAA, translated from the coding sequence ATGGGCAGGACAGTGAGGCGATGGGTCCGCATCGGTCTGGGCGTCATCGCCGACAGCCGCGACATCCGCAGGGAGCTGAAGTGGCATCCGCACCGGCTGATGACGGACCGGGACCGGCTGCTGCGCGAGGAGGAGGGGGAGGCCCGCACCCTCCGCCACACCGCCCTGCGGCGCAGGCGGAGCGGGCAGCCGGCCGCCGCCGTGGAGACGTACGGGCAACTCGTCGCGGCACGGACCCGGGCCTGGGGAGCGGATCATCCGCTCGTCCTGGACACCCGGCTCGCCCTGGCGGGGACGCGGGCCGAGGCCGGTGACGGGGCCGGGGCGGCCCGGGCGTACGAGCAGGTGCTGCCGGACCTGGCGCGGGCGCTGGGCGAGGAGCACCCCCGCGTCCCGTGGGCGCGGCGCAACTCGGCCTACTGGCGGGTGAGGCCGGGGTGGACGCCGCCCTTGCCGGTGAGGGACGAGCTGGAGGGGCCGGTCCGGGAGGCGGTGGTCCTGCGCAAGGAGCCGGACGGATTCGGCGCCCTGCTGAGACTGGCCCGGCTGCGGTGGAACCAGGGGGACGAGGCCGGTGCCGTGGACGCGTACGAGCAGCTGCTCGCGGAGCGGGTACGGGTGCGCGGCGCCGGTCACCACGTCGTGCTGCTCACCCGGCTGACCCTGGCCGGCACGCGGGCGCGGGCCGGTGACGGGGCCGGGGCGGCCCAGGCGTACGAGCGGCTGTTCGACGACATGGTGCGGGTGCTGGGCCCCCGCCACCGGGGCACCCGGTGGACCCGGCGGCAGCGGGACCTGTGGCGGGGCGGCGCGGCGTGA
- a CDS encoding S1 family peptidase, whose product MKHRHISRKRAVLAGSAVVGLVAAGVTFQSANASEQVPQFTARTLSADAAGKLATGLGKDLGTGAAGAYYDAGSKHLVMNVVDEAAAERVRQAGGTARIVQNSLADLKSARQTLAGKATIPGTSWAVDPVSNKVVVTADRTVKGADLKKLGAVVDSLGGKAELKKTAGEFKPFIAGGDAIWGNGGRCSLGFNVVKDGEPYFLTAGHCTEAISSWSDSQSGAEIGTNAGSDFPGNDFGLVKYTSDTAHPSEVDLYNGSTQPITKAGEATVGMTVTRSGSTTQVHDGEVTGLDATVNYGNGDIVNGLIQTTVCAEPGDSGGSLFAGDTAIGLTSGGSGDCSSGGETFFQPVPEALAAFGAQIG is encoded by the coding sequence TTGAAGCATCGACACATATCGAGGAAGCGCGCAGTGCTGGCCGGCTCGGCGGTCGTCGGCCTGGTCGCGGCGGGCGTGACGTTCCAGAGCGCCAACGCCAGTGAGCAGGTGCCGCAGTTCACCGCGCGGACGCTGAGCGCGGACGCGGCCGGGAAGCTCGCCACGGGTCTGGGCAAGGACCTGGGGACCGGCGCGGCCGGCGCGTACTACGACGCCGGCAGCAAGCACCTCGTGATGAACGTGGTCGACGAGGCCGCCGCCGAGCGGGTGCGGCAGGCGGGCGGCACGGCCAGAATCGTGCAGAACTCGCTCGCCGACCTGAAGTCCGCCCGGCAGACCCTGGCCGGCAAGGCGACGATCCCCGGCACCTCGTGGGCCGTCGACCCGGTCAGCAACAAGGTCGTCGTCACCGCCGACCGCACGGTCAAGGGTGCCGACCTGAAGAAGCTCGGCGCGGTGGTCGACTCGCTGGGCGGCAAGGCCGAACTCAAGAAGACGGCCGGGGAGTTCAAGCCGTTCATCGCGGGCGGCGACGCGATCTGGGGCAACGGCGGGCGCTGCTCGCTCGGCTTCAACGTGGTCAAGGACGGCGAGCCGTACTTCCTGACCGCCGGGCACTGCACCGAGGCGATCTCCAGCTGGTCGGACTCCCAGAGCGGCGCCGAGATCGGCACGAACGCCGGCTCGGACTTCCCGGGCAACGACTTCGGCCTGGTGAAGTACACCTCGGACACGGCCCACCCCAGTGAGGTCGACCTCTACAACGGCTCCACCCAGCCCATCACCAAGGCGGGCGAGGCCACCGTCGGGATGACGGTGACCCGCAGCGGCTCCACCACCCAGGTCCACGACGGCGAGGTGACGGGCCTGGACGCCACGGTCAACTACGGCAACGGCGACATCGTCAACGGGCTCATCCAGACCACGGTCTGCGCCGAGCCCGGCGACAGCGGCGGCTCGCTCTTCGCCGGTGACACGGCGATCGGCCTGACCTCGGGCGGCAGCGGTGACTGCTCGTCGGGCGGCGAAACGTTCTTCCAGCCGGTGCCGGAGGCGCTGGCGGCGTTCGGCGCACAGATCGGCTGA
- the fxsT gene encoding FxSxx-COOH system tetratricopeptide repeat protein, whose amino-acid sequence MTDGRDGSIVTFYSYKGGTGRTMALANIAWILAANGKRVLAVDWDLEAPGLHRFFHPFLSPSTLGATTGVIDLIIDYAWAATSPAQRADEWHREYARIQPHAVSLTPEALGWEFPHGGALDFLSAGRQNREYSATVSTFDWDNFYDRLGGGCFFDALRDDMKADYDYVLIDSRTGLSDIADICTVHLPDVLIDCFTLSDQSIDGAASVARQISEQYTGRPISVLPVPMRIDESEKAKADAGRALARLRFERIPRDLSGDELTGYWGAVEIPYRPYYAYEETLATFADEAGLSNSLLSAFERLTSVITGQEITSMPPVGEEARLRIRDAFTRRRPASPTTLILSYVPENRMWADWIESVLTRAGLRVVPQDASVERGPQETAAVTSENAVTTVFLLSSAYLGSRHAADLWGRAVAENPDGGRRRLLPLRVGDVRLSAAFTDHDPVDLFRLDEVHAIAALLRALDRPVPLTGAVSPGPRFPGTVPRIWNAPPRNPGFTGRSPALERMRDRLGGGKAVVLPQPQALYGPGGVGKTQVALEYAHRFMADYDLVWWISSEQADAVVAALAELAVRLGARSGDDMAAASREAVDLLRHGVPSDRWLLVFDNADDPERLRRYFPEGGPGHILVTSRNRAWSQHGDAVPVDVFPREESIEHLRRRAPGLSDADADRVAAAVGDLPLAVEQAAACIAETATPIDTYLEQPARRAPEVLALNQPAGYPEPVAATWNISIRRLEERSPAAMRLLQLCAFFGPEPISGNLLYGEETIEALKPYDASLRGKLMLGRVIREIDRFALAEVDQVSNSIRVHRLVRAVIRARMTEEEQQDARHTVHRILAGARPDNDEPVDIPANRPLYSTLWPHLGPSDARNCKEPEARRLMIDRVRHLWKRGDLKAATMLCEELRVLWRETLGRRDVEYLHLCFHLANIYRTRGRYAEAMELDEITLATEREVLGPEHPRSLSSAVSLARDLRDIGRFEDSADLLRRTYDSYEAILGPSFPGALVAARGLAVSLRRAGRLEEARRLTVATRARYRAEYTSADPESLACDLNLAADLFAAGGAAEAGDTAREVLGQYLRLYGERHPYTLAALNNLGLYLAGAAAAQEAQRTLIRVVAAMEEVYGREHPHTLFSTMNLANVTAGGGDMHPVLETEQRLAGQFREVLGVHHPETLAMTANMAVTLDALGRGDAARRVRAETAGELSRQLGDEHPLTRTARDGGRFRRELEPLAV is encoded by the coding sequence ATGACGGACGGTCGTGACGGGAGCATCGTCACCTTCTACTCGTACAAGGGCGGTACGGGGCGCACCATGGCCCTGGCCAACATCGCCTGGATTCTGGCCGCCAACGGCAAACGGGTACTGGCCGTCGACTGGGACTTGGAGGCGCCCGGACTGCACCGGTTCTTCCATCCGTTCCTCAGCCCCTCGACGCTCGGGGCCACCACCGGCGTCATCGACCTGATCATCGACTACGCCTGGGCCGCGACCAGTCCCGCGCAACGGGCCGACGAATGGCACCGGGAGTACGCGCGGATCCAGCCGCACGCGGTCTCGCTCACCCCCGAGGCGCTCGGCTGGGAGTTCCCGCACGGAGGAGCGCTCGACTTCCTCTCCGCCGGACGGCAGAACCGCGAGTACTCCGCGACCGTTTCCACGTTTGACTGGGACAACTTCTACGACCGGCTCGGAGGCGGCTGCTTCTTCGACGCTTTGCGCGACGACATGAAGGCCGACTACGACTACGTCCTCATCGACAGCCGTACCGGCCTCAGCGACATCGCCGACATCTGCACCGTCCACCTGCCCGATGTGCTCATCGACTGCTTCACCCTCAGCGACCAGTCCATCGACGGTGCGGCCTCGGTCGCCCGGCAGATATCCGAGCAGTACACCGGCCGCCCCATCTCCGTTCTCCCCGTCCCGATGCGGATCGACGAGAGCGAGAAGGCGAAGGCGGACGCCGGACGGGCCCTGGCCCGGCTGAGGTTCGAGCGGATACCGCGCGACCTGTCGGGTGACGAACTCACCGGCTACTGGGGCGCGGTGGAGATCCCATACCGTCCCTACTACGCGTACGAAGAGACGCTGGCCACCTTCGCGGACGAGGCGGGGCTCAGCAACTCCCTCCTCTCCGCCTTCGAACGGCTCACCTCCGTCATCACCGGCCAGGAGATCACCTCGATGCCCCCGGTCGGGGAAGAGGCGCGACTGCGCATCCGCGACGCGTTCACCAGGCGCAGGCCCGCATCGCCCACCACTCTCATCCTGAGCTATGTGCCGGAGAACCGGATGTGGGCCGACTGGATCGAGTCCGTCCTCACCCGGGCCGGCCTCCGTGTCGTGCCCCAGGACGCGTCCGTCGAGCGGGGCCCCCAGGAGACGGCCGCCGTCACCAGCGAGAACGCGGTCACGACCGTGTTCCTGCTCTCCAGCGCCTACCTCGGGTCGCGACACGCGGCTGACCTCTGGGGCCGGGCCGTCGCCGAGAACCCGGACGGTGGGCGGCGTCGTCTGCTGCCGCTCAGGGTCGGGGACGTACGGCTGTCCGCGGCCTTCACCGACCACGACCCTGTCGACCTGTTCCGGCTCGACGAGGTGCACGCCATCGCCGCCCTGTTACGCGCCCTGGACCGGCCCGTGCCGCTCACCGGCGCGGTCTCGCCCGGCCCGCGCTTCCCCGGCACCGTCCCACGGATCTGGAACGCACCGCCGCGCAACCCAGGTTTCACCGGCCGCTCGCCGGCCCTGGAGCGGATGCGCGACCGGCTCGGCGGCGGCAAGGCAGTCGTGCTGCCGCAGCCGCAGGCGCTGTACGGACCTGGTGGCGTCGGCAAGACCCAGGTCGCCCTGGAGTACGCGCACCGCTTCATGGCCGACTACGACCTGGTCTGGTGGATATCGTCCGAGCAGGCCGACGCCGTCGTCGCCGCTCTCGCCGAACTCGCCGTCCGGCTTGGCGCCCGGAGCGGCGACGACATGGCTGCCGCCTCCCGGGAGGCCGTCGACCTGCTGCGCCACGGGGTGCCCTCGGACCGCTGGCTGCTCGTCTTCGACAACGCGGACGACCCTGAACGGCTGAGGCGCTACTTCCCCGAGGGCGGCCCCGGCCACATCCTGGTCACCTCCCGCAACCGGGCCTGGTCCCAGCACGGCGACGCGGTGCCCGTCGACGTCTTCCCGCGCGAGGAGTCCATCGAGCACCTCCGGCGCCGGGCGCCGGGTCTGAGCGACGCGGACGCGGACCGGGTGGCCGCCGCCGTGGGCGACCTGCCGCTCGCCGTCGAGCAGGCGGCCGCGTGCATCGCGGAGACCGCCACCCCGATCGACACCTACCTGGAACAGCCGGCTCGGCGGGCCCCGGAGGTCCTGGCGCTCAACCAGCCTGCCGGATACCCCGAGCCGGTCGCGGCGACCTGGAACATCTCCATCCGGCGTCTTGAGGAGCGCTCGCCCGCCGCGATGCGTCTCCTCCAGCTGTGCGCCTTCTTCGGCCCCGAGCCGATCTCCGGGAACCTCCTGTACGGCGAGGAGACGATCGAGGCGCTGAAGCCGTACGACGCCTCGCTCCGGGGGAAGCTGATGCTGGGCCGCGTCATCAGGGAGATCGACCGGTTCGCCCTTGCCGAAGTCGACCAGGTCTCCAACTCCATCCGGGTGCACCGGCTCGTCCGGGCCGTCATCCGGGCCCGGATGACCGAGGAGGAGCAGCAGGACGCCCGGCACACCGTCCATCGGATCCTGGCGGGTGCCAGGCCCGATAACGACGAGCCGGTCGACATCCCCGCCAACCGGCCGCTGTATTCCACGCTGTGGCCGCACCTGGGCCCGTCCGACGCCCGCAACTGCAAGGAGCCCGAAGCCCGCAGGCTCATGATCGACCGGGTGCGCCATCTGTGGAAGCGCGGTGACCTCAAGGCAGCCACCATGCTCTGCGAGGAGCTGCGTGTGCTCTGGCGCGAGACGCTGGGGCGGCGGGATGTCGAGTACCTTCACCTCTGCTTCCACCTCGCCAACATCTACCGCACGCGCGGCCGTTACGCGGAAGCCATGGAGCTCGACGAGATCACCCTGGCGACAGAGCGCGAGGTCCTGGGCCCGGAGCACCCGCGCAGCCTCTCCTCGGCCGTGAGCCTGGCCCGTGATCTGCGGGACATCGGGCGGTTCGAGGACTCGGCGGACCTCCTCAGGCGTACGTACGACAGCTACGAGGCCATCCTCGGCCCGTCCTTCCCGGGCGCACTTGTTGCGGCCAGGGGCCTGGCGGTCTCGCTGCGCCGGGCGGGCAGGCTGGAGGAAGCGCGCCGGCTCACGGTGGCGACCCGGGCCCGGTACCGTGCCGAGTACACCTCCGCCGACCCGGAGTCGCTGGCCTGCGACCTCAACCTGGCGGCCGACCTGTTCGCGGCGGGTGGGGCGGCAGAGGCCGGGGACACCGCTCGGGAGGTCCTCGGTCAGTACCTCCGGTTGTACGGCGAGAGGCACCCGTACACCCTGGCGGCGCTGAACAACCTGGGCCTCTACCTCGCGGGAGCCGCTGCGGCGCAGGAGGCACAACGGACGCTGATCCGCGTGGTTGCCGCGATGGAGGAGGTGTACGGGCGGGAACACCCCCACACGCTGTTCAGCACGATGAACCTGGCCAACGTCACGGCCGGAGGGGGCGACATGCACCCGGTGCTGGAGACCGAACAACGATTGGCCGGGCAGTTCCGGGAGGTTCTGGGGGTCCATCACCCGGAGACGCTCGCCATGACGGCGAACATGGCGGTCACCCTCGATGCGCTGGGGCGCGGGGACGCGGCGCGTCGGGTCAGGGCGGAGACAGCCGGCGAACTGTCCCGGCAACTCGGCGACGAGCATCCGCTGACCCGGACCGCTCGTGACGGGGGCCGGTTCCGGCGCGAGCTGGAACCGCTCGCCGTCTGA